The genomic DNA CGGAACTTCGTGTACCGTTTTAgcattttgattttttttatatggGCAAAACGTTAGATAAAGCAGCGTTTTTGTACAAATGTAGCAAAATGTCATATAAAGTAACGTTTTTaccttaatttttttttaaaaataaaataaaataaacactATATCTTGTAAATTATTAAatcataaattaataaaaaaatattttaaattattttctaaaaccCAGAAGGGGATTGTTAAaccctaaaatgttaaaaattattaaattaagttacattcttaaattttataattatttaatttaaaattaatatttctgATTCTTAGGGTTTAAGGCCTAAAGGCCCTAAACCCtagattaaattagggtttagactatagggtttagggtttaggccctaaaccctaaaccctaaatcggtgtaacatttattattatttttttaaatgttTCTAAAACTCAAAAGGGGATTGGTGAACCctaaatgttaaaaattgttaaattatggtatcatttataaattctaaaaatattatataaaaataaatattgaaattattaaattaagttacatccttaaattttaaaattatttaatttaaaattaatagaaaaataagAGGCAAAACGTTACACGATGTAGCGTTTGCATATTTTTTTTTAATCTAAAGACTAAAAACGGAAAACGATATTTTGTTTTGCATGTATTAAAAAAACGGAAGACGATGTTCCATTATGAGGTGACATTTTGGGTCTTTTTCCCCGAAAGTGACAATTTGGGCATTATTAACTCAAATAGTGACAGTTTGGGCCTTTATTCGAAATCATGCATGTTCTAATCTAAAATAAAAAATTGTGTCAATTATTCTTTTATTTTGTCTCTTATACACAATCGAAATAACAAGGGTTTATACATAAATCATAGATCCACCCTTCTCGTTTGTGTATGTAAAGCTACTACACCTAAGAACTCGGTATATTGATTATATTTCATAGCCAACCGTTTTTCAGCAGTATCCAATTATCCACCATTATTATGTACTTACACACCTCTTTAGGATATGTGTACTGCACACTTTGTCACAAATGTGTTTTTCAAGCCCAACCGCATATCACGACATACATGTGATCATAATTAAGCACGTTTTTGACAAATTTATATAAAGTTGACATACATGTGATCATAAACTCATGTTTATAATTCTTTTTCTCCCTCTTCCAAACTTCTTTTTCTCAGACAAATTCATCACTTACATAGTCTTTTTATTTCATCCCTTAATATCTTTCATTTAACAATTAATTCTTGATCAtaatttaattgtcttattataCATTCTTTTCTCTGACTGCTCCATGAGGATGTCTCTGAATTGTCATACATGGTTATGACAGGCAGTTCTGGAACTTCTTTGTCTAAGTTTGGAATCtgggcttcttcttccttcttcaCCATAGTTGATTGAGTGGTCTTCTAGATCTTTAAACCTTCTGTAAGTTGAAGGCTtactctaataccaattgttattcactaacaatcaacttaggttaatttgtagaagggggttgaatacaaattaaaattttcaagtaAATCTGTGCATGAGAAAGGAAATATGAACACAGATGCTAATAATTTCATGTGGGTTATTTTTCGACTTGCCACCTGaaatttatttttgaagaaataatATATTGCAATTACAAGTGTAATATCACATATGCGATTTTCAGTGTTTCACTTAGAGGATGATATCTCTCTAAAATTCTGTCAAAAACCTATTTGTTAAGCGAAAtattgctactacttggtttatatatcaccaaattaCAAATCTTGCTAGACAAAACATATTGCAGTTCGAGGTTAAGCAAGTttgcttcttcattctctttcccGCGATACTTGGACAAATGATGATAGATTTTATCTTGATATATAGCCTTGAATATCTCTTCAATTTGTCATGCATGAAAATTGAATGTTTCTTTTTTCTTTGGaatccaagatcacatgcaaGTTTGTCTTGGTTATACTTTTTTTTATTGAGATTCCCATCAGCTCATATGTTGTGACAGTACTAGGTTCTGACCACTGTAATGTTACTATTAGTAGTTATAGATCTTCATAGTTGTTCATCGGCATTCGACTAAGAACGTAATACCCTTTGAAGATCTTTTACGACAACCTTTCTTAGATCAGTCACTTGATTACTGATGTAGATAGTTGTTGATGCTCTGTCTACACTAGTTGTTGATGACTCACTTCAATCCTATTCTAGATTATCTATTGAGCCAACATGACTTTCGAATGAATAATTGCATTGCTATCTGTTTATTGACTTGACTTTCTTCTAGAAGATGTTACATGACCACATCGTTTGATGTGCTACTCCTCCAATGGCTATCTCTTAGGACGGCTAGCAATTGAGGTTTACATTTTGTCGTACATAATTACGTAAATATGATTTtatttatcatcagaatttatgcttaaTTTCTAACAAAGacttattttaaaaaataagGAAAATAGAGTGTTTTATAATTTCACTCGATAAGCATGACTGAAAATAAGGAGGCTTATTTTAAGAAATAAGGAGAGTGATATTTAGCGCTCGATAATTTAGTGTTTTATAATTTCACCCAATAAGTATGACCGGAAATAAATATACTTATTTTAGGAGATTGATGATTTTATCCGATAAGCACAACTTAAATTTGAATTTGAGGAGTAGATTGAGTTTGGATTAAAAAGGATGACCAAATCAAAAATTAAGTATATATTGGATCATGGCAGTGCAAAAAAATGGATTATGTACACAATAATTTCCTGTTATGAAATTCAAAGATGAACGCGTCTGCAATTCATCCCTGACCAGcaacaaaataaaagaaaatatccATTTCAGGACAATACTACCAAAACTGAAACACATAACTAAAAGGTAAGTAAGGGGCCCACATGTCCCAGTTAGTCTCTGCAATCTTCCAGAGTATATATATTCAACTACTATCACCGTCTCCGTCTCCTTCCTAAAAAAACTGCTCTTATCACCCCGACAACATTTCTTACCTTCCTTTTATACAAAGTCAGAATtgtttttatttatataaatacaAAGTAAATATAAAGGGTACAACTTAGAAGCAGAGGCATAAGTCGATAAAAATGGCGGCTGAGATAGAGGCTTCAACTGCCTCAGAACTGGCCCTTGCCGACACAGACATCAACTGGGATAGGTATGAAAATACATATTGTATATGTTGTACTAATGGGTTGTGATTGTGACCCATTTATGttaattctttatatgatcattaATTTGTTATGGTTTTGATCACTTTGTTAAGTGTTTTCATTGAATCTTGCTCACCCGTTTggttttatattaattttgtttttatttagtTGCCATCTTTGCAATTTTAGTtatgttaattttaattgattggctgtttttgatttttttgccCCTTGTGTTTAGAACAATTTTTTGTTGATTTTCGTTTAGGTTGAGGAAAATACTTAAGAATTAACAGAGTTTTTGGTGTGGGATTTTGGGGAAGGTTGCTTTTGTGGCTGACTCCCCTCAAGTAAGTGAACATCAGAAAGCGTGCATTGTAAAAGTTAACTCACTTCTATACCGCTTTGTGTTATGGTTTCCGAAAAATTCAAAAAGTTTTAGACATTTTATGATCTTGGATTTTTGTGGAATACATATGTCTTCTTCTTAAGAATTGATTTTTCCCTTTAGAAAAGACTTGCTTGCTTGCGTAATTTGATTTCATTTGGTTACACGTGTTCTTATTACCCTAGAAACTAGACAAAAACTTGGATTTTATTCTCTTGGAACAAAATATCAGTTGCCTGATGTATATAAACGATTAGGTAGTTTGGTAAGTCTTTTATGACACTGGTTCTTGCCTGTTTCTTGAGGACATTGAGTTGTCGGGTTCATTGCAATGTAAGTGTACTATTGTTTTGATTAGTTATATTCTCTGGTGGTAAATTTAGCGTTTTAATGATGTACCACTTATTAAAATGGATTATCGGAGTTTTGCTTCCTTTTGATAGCATGGCATAAACTGTAGGTTGGACAAGACGAGGTTTCATCTGATCGGGGCTGTTCTCTTCAGTGCGCAACAAGCACTGCTGCATCCAACACATGTTGTAAAAACTAGAATGCAAGTTGCTAGTCCTAGTCCATTTCACACGAGTGGAATGACAGTATTCAAGCATATACTAAAAAATGATGGAATTCGTGGAATCTTCAGAGGTTATGGCACTTCTGCAGTAGGTGCATTACCTGGCAGGGTACTCGCTTTAACTTCACTTGAAATGTCCAAGGATATGATGCTGAAATACACTGAAGCGCTGAATATGTCTGAAGCAACACGAATCGGCCTTTCCAATGGGTTTGGAGGCATGCTATCGAATTTAATTTCGTGTGTATACTTTGTGCCTCTAGATGTGGTAATTAAGAATTTTCCTTTTAAAGTCAAGTCACACATATACATCTTTTGTAGCGTTTCTACTTATTTTATAACTCATTTACATATTTAGTTGTTCATATTAACCTGCTGTTGTCCATATTTTAGTGTGGACTGCTGTTAGTTAATGTGAAATTCTTGGCAGTCTTAGTAGCGAcatgaatattaataattttcatcattcttTCGGGTTTTTTTTGAACTGTATATTGTGTGCTTTATAGGTCTCTCAGAGACTAATAGTACAAGGACTTGGAGGGACTACATCCTGCAATGGTCCAGTTGATGTCGTACGGAAAGTTAGAAAGGCCGAAGGATTTCGAGGTATGTATAGAGGCTTTGGATTAACTGCCCTGACACAGTCTCCAGCATCTGCACTTTGGTGGGGCACATACGGTGCTGCCCAGCACCTCATCTGGAGGTATATTTTTTAAGTTGTGATTATGTCATCTTAGCAATATTATAAGATGACCTCCTAATTCCTATATATATCTGATATAAATTATCTCTGTTTTCTCATCCTTAGGAGTTTGGGTTATAGAGATGATCTTGAGAAGAAGCCTTCTCACATGGAGATGGTGACAGTTCAGGCTACAGCAGGAATGGTAGCTGGGGCTTGTTCATCAGTGATCACTACTCCTATAGACACCATAAAGACAAGACTTCAGGTACTATAGTGCATATGCTGAATGGAGAATTTTTTTAGTGTCtattatgattttaaaatcatTATATGTTGTTTGTAGGCTATGTCGCACATGTGTAGCACTaatgtacattatttttcttGTTAATTCAATGTGAATATTGAAGGTTATTGACGATTTCTATGTTGGAAGACCATCAGTGATGAAGACTATAAACACACTTCTCCAGGAAGACGGGTGGTGGGGATTCTATCGGGGATTTGGACCCCGATTCCTGAACATGTCACTCTATGGAACTACCATGATTGTTACATACGAACTGATAAGTATGTTTGCTTAGAAACCTCTATGTTTGGGAAAAAATTTAAAATTGTGGCGGTCTATATTCTGCTGTATTTAGTGGCTTTCTGTGCACTTTAAAGTTTGCTGTACTTCCTTTTTTCAATCAAAATTTGTCTAGAATTTCAAATTAAGGTTTCACACTTTGTTCCCCTTTTGAGTACTGTGAAACCTGTAGTTTACGGCATGTGTGCCCTGATATTCTTAAGGATTGTTTTCTCTAGAAGTAAAAATTTTTGTGAAAACTAATTTGGTCTTTACTGTAATTTATGGCAAACATGTAGCAATGATAATAGGTAATACAGTCAAATAAAGTATGTGTCTGAAAAACAGTGGATTTTAGTTTGTTGCTTTGAATCTCAAATTTCAAATTACAAACTAATACGATGAACCCTTTTTGCAGAAAGATTGTCAGTGAAGCAAACATGATTTCAGTGAAAGGAGCAGATGAGAACACAATCTCTATGTTGTGCACCATGAGGAATCTTAAACCATGAAAATATATTCTTGGTCAGTGTTTTTTGTAGCTCTTTGTTTAAGTGACTAGAGAGTAAAGAATCAAGGGGATATTATGTTGTTAGAGAGGCATGGTGCTAATATTGTCGGAATTGACAAAACAGTGGCTTTCTTTCATAGTTCTTCTGCggagtatataattaattcagatttttgATAGGTACAAGTATAAACCTCAGTAGCACTCTATCTAGTTATATCCTGCTGACTAGTTTATTTAGGACTTCAATAATTAATTCTAATATGATTTGTCGTTCCAAATGTTTTTATTGTACTAGGTTGTTTCCTGTTATTCAGATGTAATTGTGGGTTTCAGTGGCCCTCAAAGCGCAAATCATTATAGTCTTGCTTATTATCTCTATCCACTTGCCTATCTGCTGGGACAGCTTATTATTTCTGAACCATAAAGACATGTTACAGCTTTGCTTCTGTAAGATATGAGCCAGTCTGTAGTTTCATGAATCATAGAATTATATACAAATCTAGCTTATCACTGAAAATATAGCATGAAACCCCTGAAATGCCACACTAAAGTCTCTGATTCGGATATCTATGCAAGGTGCAGAAAACGACCAAGTAGCTGTTGAGTTAATATTCATTTGATATATTGATTCTCAAGGAAGGGGTCACACATTCGAGCATTCACTCATGTTTTTTTATGTTCCTAAATTATTCATTTTCATCTGACGCATGTCCTATACAAATTTTCATTAGAATAGATCATGGATGAGATTGAGTTTAATTAATATCAGTAccattttaattataaattctTCGACACCGTTTCACGTCACATTATTTGAAAGTAGGGCTTAGAGATGGATGAGAAGTAATGAACGAACAAAAATAATATTGTTTGAAATTAGGGCTTAGAGATGGATGAGATGTAATGAACGAACAGAAATAACAATGTTAGTGTTTTAAAGTAGGGCTTAGAGATGGAGGAGACGTAATGAACGAACGCCGCATATTTAACAGAAATATCATCTCCTAGAAGAATGATTGCGAACAAGCAAGTCGTGAATAGGATGTAATGTACTGTCATTATCAAC from Apium graveolens cultivar Ventura chromosome 5, ASM990537v1, whole genome shotgun sequence includes the following:
- the LOC141661560 gene encoding uncharacterized protein LOC141661560 isoform X2; this translates as MAAEIEASTASELALADTDINWDRLDKTRFHLIGAVLFSAQQALLHPTHVVKTRMQVASPSPFHTSGMTVFKHILKNDGIRGIFRGYGTSAVGALPGRVLALTSLEMSKDMMLKYTEALNMSEATRIGLSNGFGGMLSNLISCVYFVPLDVVSQRLIVQGLGGTTSCNGPVDVVRKVRKAEGFRGMYRGFGLTALTQSPASALWWGTYGAAQHLIWRSLGYRDDLEKKPSHMEMVTVQATAGMVAGACSSVITTPIDTIKTRLQVIDDFYVGRPSVMKTINTLLQEDGWWGFYRGFGPRFLNMSLYGTTMIVTYELIKRLSVKQT
- the LOC141661560 gene encoding uncharacterized protein LOC141661560 isoform X1 — its product is MAAEIEASTASELALADTDINWDRLDKTRFHLIGAVLFSAQQALLHPTHVVKTRMQVASPSPFHTSGMTVFKHILKNDGIRGIFRGYGTSAVGALPGRVLALTSLEMSKDMMLKYTEALNMSEATRIGLSNGFGGMLSNLISCVYFVPLDVVSQRLIVQGLGGTTSCNGPVDVVRKVRKAEGFRGMYRGFGLTALTQSPASALWWGTYGAAQHLIWRSLGYRDDLEKKPSHMEMVTVQATAGMVAGACSSVITTPIDTIKTRLQTISDEDYKHTSPGRRVVGILSGIWTPIPEHVTLWNYHDCYIRTDKKIVSEANMISVKGADENTISMLCTMRNLKP
- the LOC141661560 gene encoding uncharacterized protein LOC141661560 isoform X3; the protein is MQVASPSPFHTSGMTVFKHILKNDGIRGIFRGYGTSAVGALPGRVLALTSLEMSKDMMLKYTEALNMSEATRIGLSNGFGGMLSNLISCVYFVPLDVVSQRLIVQGLGGTTSCNGPVDVVRKVRKAEGFRGMYRGFGLTALTQSPASALWWGTYGAAQHLIWRSLGYRDDLEKKPSHMEMVTVQATAGMVAGACSSVITTPIDTIKTRLQTISDEDYKHTSPGRRVVGILSGIWTPIPEHVTLWNYHDCYIRTDKKIVSEANMISVKGADENTISMLCTMRNLKP